In Choloepus didactylus isolate mChoDid1 chromosome 18, mChoDid1.pri, whole genome shotgun sequence, the genomic stretch ggattggttctaagagggcacggaggtagtttgaaaaggggcgggagttgctctggcaacggtgtctggcaacaatgtatgcgcactggtggtgatgggagttgcactggcaacggggagtgtccgggcaagataagggggtggggaaaaggcggttccctccggcaagcctcccctaacggtggtattttgggtgaggaaatggggcctgcctccggcctcactttcccaggcctggggggctgtggagggcgctgtcgcccgtgcccaccaccctccccaggggcggatccggtcccctggcccaggcccgccaagttgaagcacgtaatcagtgtcccgcatttcccccttcttttcaaattaaagggagaagcttaccggagaggtccgccaagggatgagggaaggggacggttggggaggggaaaaaggggtagacggtggctcagcaaggctggagctcagcgttggtgtggcgcccgggcgctcgacaagggccttgctggtagcgggctgggcgaaagtttagagaagctggagctcggggttgatacgaggttcaggcgattgagaagggcctcgcggttgacgggttgaccggtggcggcgaGGTCgctgagggttggttgtcatcttggagtaggcagcgtcagaggtggcgagtcgctggtactgaacttgcacgaacgaggaaaaaatagcatccgtttgtttccttacaagttggacgattctgcggataatgcagggccctagggtgagagctagaatgatcattagtagggggccaaggagagggaggaggtatgggaggaggggtgtaaagatgtgggaccaatagttggtggcttcacggtctcttctacgttgctccagtccctctcggaccttctttaggctgtcctcggcgagacctgtggaattggcataaacacaacactcttctcctagggcggcgcagaggcctccttctttgaggaggagaaggtcgagacctcggcggttttggagcactacctcagagagggagttaacagaatttttaagatgggaaatagcgttttgtaggtgatgaatgtcctcgtcaacagccgcccggaggtgagttagggcggaaccttgactggctaacgcagcgattccggtaccagcgcctgcaagacctaggagggaggcaatcgtgagggcggtgatgggctctcgcttttgcagaagggcgggatctgcagttctttctaggcggaggaagaagtcttcctcgctgtggtataggaccctagggataaggacaattaggaggcaagtttcattagttgtattgagggtttgcacgttaaggcagggggtaagtcctgtagaggagcagagccattgggaggagttgtgaggaataagaaacttggcagagctgctgggagaggagtagttggcacaagctgtgaggctgggagagttacttgagcgaggacggatgcactttcctgtaaaggagactgaatgaaaagttagggggacggcagaggtattccaattgcattccaaggggctgttctctgtgttttccgaaaaggagaggttggaggcaactggctcatataggggggaagaagtggagaggcaaagccaacaagaggaggtaagataggggtgggaggaattcactgaggtgaaggccgcttggataaggtcgaggaggggagaggagtaacgagaggggggtaagaaaggttggggtggtggggttggcgatgcgttgtttgcagctgaggtgcggctggttggagctgaggtgcggctggagggctgtggaaaaagggggttcactcggactgcggtccaggcccaggtgtactgttatctggtgcaccaggttgcggagacgacggcgttctcgtctcgttagacgcgtggttgctggtggcgggccggattgcccttcctgggatccagattggttgtgctgcatcatctgggaaaacacaagcaaacccacgcccctgggcgaggagtggggagggacccttccaggcattattctctgggtccttccagtaaaccattggggcctgggtgggcctatacgagggcccccaatgtttatgtaggggcgaaagcccatccttattgaatgtgagtagattaaggtgaataagggctgctataacaaggtcccctggagttgtctgggggagcattgcccttttttttttcaatttgtgtttttaagcggcaatggactgcttccacaatggcttgcccctgtggattataggggatgccgaaatgatgggtgatgttatataactgaagaaaggccgcaaaggaggcactgcgataggcaggcccattgtccgtttttaggtcccaggggactcccatgaagagaattccttgtcttagggccttgatacagtgtttggccgtttccccggcaagggggactgcataacacatggccgagaaggtgtcaattattacatgcacatatttgaggcgcccaaaggacggaacgtgagttacgtccatttgccatctagaattgggttttaggcctcgtgggttgactccctgaggttgcagggggccaagcggcgcaaagggcgcacaagttgcgcaattgcggacacgatgtttacaggtgtctagggggaggccacataaatgatgcaatgacgtagccgaaaagtgaaacctggaatgtaataacttggcctggttaacagcatctcctggaggggctgccgtgtgggttagcatagcttgggtattctgagttGAGACCGCTTGGTTTACTATACTGTTACCATTAGctaagggccccggaaggcctgagtgactacgaatgtggctaacgaaccaaggatttTGTTTATACTCTAAGATGTTtttgaggtcagaaagtgctttattgatggccgagttcccggggaaaaaggtggaaaatgcgaggactcggcagacctgatacgtgtagaggctgtctgtgaaaatgtttactgggtggttgcagtgggcgtttagcgcgtatgacaccgccaagATTTCCCctacttggactgaatgaaggttgacataactgaataggcggggtttcgggtggtcctgggaataagagaggaaggcgaaacgggttttggaggcgtcagtgaagacggtagtggcacctgggatgggtgcagaggaggggaaaggatggaaggggctgcggaagggaagcttggtgagtccctgtaacagccgatggctaggataatgacAGCTGAATTTCCCCTGAAATCCTTTTAAGAGAATTTGCATGTCCAGGTTAttacgtataagcaggcgggtttggcctgcgtccaggggccaaacaattttttccggcggctctccgaatacatgaacagccagggtgactagatctgaagctaggctgatccagagccgcactgcggggcaaattttcctaagccggcttttagcagggtgcactcaaagtagagggcctggcacgggagtgggggtaggggcagcgctgtcctaagggttgccttgaggtgtagaaggcagccaggggttgttagtcggcagggtgggaggagcggcggcagctgccggtagcggctccgagggggagcttgtcgaagggggaggcggaagtgggaggccccaagcgtcgcaagatggcggcgcagtaggcgtggctaagacacaagatggtggaccagccccgccctgtgaaagggcggggtccaaggcacaagatggcggactagctccgccctgtgaaagggcggggtctaaggcataacatggcggactaactccgccctatgaaagggcggggtctaaggcataagatggcggactagctccgccctgtgaaagggcggggtaaagtgcatgcggtttccggcccggcttagggctgacgtcatcgctagagcacttcctcccctcagtagaagaagaaggaggaagttcgccattttggagcagtctgggggggggttgcaaagaggtacacggcgccaaacaaagaaagaaacacacaaaggactacagcaaagtaatggagggaaagagggagagcgttaggaggaatgggggttatagaagaaaaggacgagaggtagacggaagaatgggtagtggggaagggaggagcggctccggagcggcgagggagaggcggcccctgacgcggagcggcgagggagaggcggctccgggagcggcgagggagaggcggcccttaccttgcaggcgaggagaaggggagctggagaggcgtccgggcgagcgagtggcgtcactggaccgctgcgtggagaggacttccaagtgcaggtgccccacgttgggcgccagttgcggtcgcagttgatttgtctaggggggggggcggccggttgctgaaccctcggctctcggcgttgctcggagggtaccggcggcgggggctctttcccggaggcgagggcgaggcgggggactgggcccggtccccggcggaggcgtgcaaggtgtggagggcggcgagaagggaaagacaagacactcttcctccagtaggggtagaacaaaaggggggtttattcaggggggtaaagccaagagcgtttattaggggagagcacaggttatataggctggcatagagggcgggggttgttacaagccaatgctgaggggataaaggctaggattggttctgagagggtgcggaggttaggattggttctaagagggcacggaggtagtttgaaaaggggcgggagttgctctggcaacggtgtctggcaacaatgtatgcgcactggtggtgatgggagttgcactggcaacggggagtgtccgggcaagataagggggtggggaaaaggcggttccctccggcaagcctcccctaacggtggtattttgggtgaggaaatggggcctgcctccggcctcactttcccaggcctggggggctgtggagggcgctgtcgcccgtgcccaccaccctccccaggggcggatccggtcccctggcccaggcccgccaagttgaagcacgtaatcagtgtcccgcaccatttaacttctccagacctctgtttcctcatctgtgcaatgGGGAGAATGCCCCCCCGGCCCCCTCCCCTCTCATCACCTCTCTTCtctgcccccccccacacacacagtggACCCCGACGCCGTGTGGCTGCTGCAGGGCTGGCTCTTCCAGCACCAGCCCCAGTTCTGGAGGCCTCCCCAGGTGGGGGCTGTGCTGGGGGCCGTGCCCCGGGGCCGCCTCTTGGTTCTGGACCTGTTTGCTGAGACCCATCCCGTGTATATCCACACGGCCTCCTTCCAGGGCCAGCCCTTCATCTGGTGCATGCTGCATAACTTTGGGGGCAACCATGGCCTGTTTGGGACCCTGGAGGCCGTGAACCAAGGCCCTACTGCTGCCCGCCTCTTCCCCAACTCCACCATGGTGGGCACAGGCCTGGCCCCTGAGGGCATTGGCCAGAACGAAGTTGTCTATGCCCTCATGGCTGAGCTGGGCTGGAGGAAGGACCCAGTGCCAGATCTGGCGGCCTGGGTGACCAGCTTTGCTGACCGGCGGTATGGGATCCCCCATAAGGACACAGAGGCAGCATGGAGGCTCCTGCTCAGGAGTGTCTACAACTGCTCCAGCGAGACCTGCAGTGGACACAATCGCAGCCCACTGGTCAAGCGGCCGTCCCTGCAGATGGATACCACGGTCTGGTACAACCGATCAGATGTGTTTGAGGCCTGGCGGTTGCTGCTGTCAGCTGCTCCTACCCTGGCCACCAGCCCAGCCTTCCGCTATGACCTGCTGGACATCACCCGTCAGGCGGCCCAAGAGCTGGTCAGCTTGTACTATGGGGAGGTGAAGGCTGCCTACCTGAAGAAGGAACTGATTGCCCTGCTGAGGGCTGGGGGCATCCTGGCCTACGAGCTGCTGCCCGCCCTGGACGAGGTACTGGCAAGTGACCGCCGCTTCCTGCTGGGCAGTTGGCTGGAGCAGGCCAGGGCAGCAGCGGTCAGTGAGGCTGAGGCCCATTTCTATGAGCAGAACAGTCGCTACCAGCTAACCCTGTGGGGACCAGTGGGCAACATCCTAGACTATGCCAACAAGCAGCTGGCAGGACTGGTGTCTGACTATTACACTCCCCGCTGGCAGCTCTTCGTGAAGGCGTTGGTCGAGAGCCTGGTCCAGGGCATCCCCTTCCAGCAGCACAAGTTTGACACAGATGTCTTCCAGCTGGAGCAGGCCTTCATCCTCAGCACACGGAGGTATCCCAGCCAGCCGCATGGTGACACCGTGGACCTGGCCAAACAGCTCTTCCTCAAATATTACCCCCAGTGGGTGGCTGGCACCTTGTGAAAGACCACCCACCACTGGGCTGTGTTCTCCCAAGACTCCAGGCCAGGGCAGGTTCCCAGGCACCTGGAGCTGGACAAGCATCACAGAAGGTCCCCAGGTGTGGGAGAAGGAACCCAGGGCCTGCTGGTGGGATCGGGTTTGGGGGAATTTGGAGGGAGATGCTGCCCTCCACCACCATCATCCCAGAATTTGGGATCAAAGTAC encodes the following:
- the NAGLU gene encoding alpha-N-acetylglucosaminidase; translation: MEALAVAAALGFLLLAGAGASARDEAREAAAVRALLVRLLGPGPAANFSVSVERALAAESGLDTYRLSGGGAGARVRVAGSTGVAAAAGLHRYLRDFCGCHVAWSGSQLRLPQPLPAVPQELTEATPNRYRYYQNVCTQSYSFVWWDWARWEQEIDWMALHGINLALAWSGQEAIWQQVYLALGLTQSEIDEYFAGPAFLAWGRMGNLHSWAGPLPRSWHLKQLYLQHRILDRMRSFGMIPVLPAFAGHVPKAITRVFPQVNVTQMGSWGHFNCSYSCSFLLAPGDPMFPVIGSLFLRELTKEFGTDHIYGADTFNEMQPPSSDPSYLAAATAAVYEAMVTVDPDAVWLLQGWLFQHQPQFWRPPQVGAVLGAVPRGRLLVLDLFAETHPVYIHTASFQGQPFIWCMLHNFGGNHGLFGTLEAVNQGPTAARLFPNSTMVGTGLAPEGIGQNEVVYALMAELGWRKDPVPDLAAWVTSFADRRYGIPHKDTEAAWRLLLRSVYNCSSETCSGHNRSPLVKRPSLQMDTTVWYNRSDVFEAWRLLLSAAPTLATSPAFRYDLLDITRQAAQELVSLYYGEVKAAYLKKELIALLRAGGILAYELLPALDEVLASDRRFLLGSWLEQARAAAVSEAEAHFYEQNSRYQLTLWGPVGNILDYANKQLAGLVSDYYTPRWQLFVKALVESLVQGIPFQQHKFDTDVFQLEQAFILSTRRYPSQPHGDTVDLAKQLFLKYYPQWVAGTL